Proteins encoded within one genomic window of Cucumis sativus cultivar 9930 chromosome 3, Cucumber_9930_V3, whole genome shotgun sequence:
- the LOC101220249 gene encoding probable polygalacturonase: protein MPMEKLYKNPIKAQVMKMVILGVIVAAALMDEVEGRKGKVKKGKKAKILEGNGIEYGAISCRAHTASITEFGGVGDGVTSNTKAFQAAVEQLSQYTDDGGAQLYVPAGKWLTGSFNLTSHFTLFLHQDAVLLASQDPNEWPVVEPLPSYGHGRDTSGGRYISLIFGTNLTDVVITGNNGTIDGQGDRWWQLFHQGKLKYTRPYLIELMYSSDIQISSLTLLNSPAWNVHPVYSSNILIQGITIIAPVRSPNTDGINPDSCTNVRIEDCYIVSGDDCVAVKSGWDEYGISFGLPTKQLVVRRLTCISPTSAVIALGSEMSGGIEDVRAEDIVAIDSESGVRIKTGIGRGGYVKDIYVRRMTMHTMKWAFWMTGDYGSHADKNYDPHALPVIQGINYKDMVVENATMAARLEGISGDTFTDICISNVTIGLAPKAKKQPWTCTDIEGITSQVTPPPCDLLPDQGEEKITTCKFPEDNLPIDSVQLKKCSYQFSHA, encoded by the exons ATGCCAATGGAGAAACTTTACAAAAACCCCATTAAAGCTCAA GTAATGAAAATGGTGATTTTGGGGGTTATTGTGGCGGCGGCATTAATGGATGAagttgaaggaagaaaaggaaaggttaaaaaagggaaaaaggcGAAGATTTTGGAAGGAAATGGGATTGAATATGGGGCCATAAGTTGTAGAGCTCACACTGCTTCAATAACGGAGTTCGGCGGCGTTGGCGACGGAGTAACGTCGAATACGAAGGCGTTTCAGGCGGCGGTGGAACAGCTCAGCCAATACACCGACGACGGCGGCGCTCAGCTGTATGTGCCGGCGGGGAAGTGGCTCACTGGAAGCTTCAACCTCACAAGTCATTTCACTCTGTTTTTACATCAAGATGCTGTTCTTCTTGCTTCTCAg GATCCGAATGAATGGCCCGTGGTCGAACCGTTGCCATCCTACGGTCATGGAAGGGACACGTCAGGAGGAAGGTACATCAGTTTAATCTTTGGAACAAACCTCACGGATGTTGTCATCACAG GTAACAATGGCACCATTGACGGTCAAGGTGATCGCTGGTGGCAGCTTTTTCATCAGGGCAAGCTTAAGTACACTCGACCATACTTAATCGAGCTTATGTATTCCAGTGATATTCAAATATCGAGCCTGACCCTGCTGAATTCTCCAGCTTGGAATGTTCATCCTGTATACAGCAG CAATATTCTTATTCAAGGCATCACCATTATCGCTCCAGTTCGATCCCCGAATACAGATGGTATCAACCCAG ATTCCTGCACAAACGTTAGAATTGAAGATTGTTACATAGTATCTGGAGATGATTGTGTAGCTGTCAAGAGTGGTTGGGATGAGTATGGCATAAGTTTTGGATTGCCGACTAAGCAACTGGTCGTCAGACGGCTCACATGCATTTCCCCAACAAGTGCTGTCATTGCTCTGGGGAGTGAGATGTCGGGCGGGATCGAAGATGTCCGAGCTGAAGACATCGTAGCTATCGATTCTGAATCTGGGGTCAGGATAAAAACTGGCATAGGAAGGGGAGGATATGTAAAAGACATATATGTTAGGAGGATGACAATGCATACCATGAAATGGGCATTCTGGATGACAGGCGATTACGGGTCACATGCCGATAAGAATTATGACCCACATGCATTGCCTGTAATTCAGGGAATCAACTACAAGGATATGGTAGTTGAAAACGCAACAATGGCAGCTAGATTGGAGGGAATTTCAGGTGACACATTCACAGATATATGCATTTCCAATGTGACAATCGGCTTGGCACCAAAGGCCAAGAAACAGCCATGGACTTGCACCGATATTGAGGGAATAACGAGCCAGGTTACTCCTCCACCGTGTGATCTGTTACCCGATCAGGGAGAAGAGAAAATTACAACATGCAAATTTCCAGAGGATAATTTACCCA